GATCTCTATCGGATCAAGATCCGCCTTGTTCGGAGTAAGATCCTTCATGCCATCCCCCTCATCTCAGGTCTCGTCAAACACCGGGCCTTTGACCGCGCGGGAAAAGCCCCGAAATTCTGCGATCTTTTGTCCGGCTTGGTTGGTTATGGATACGTCATAGATACCGCTGCGCCCTGTCAGGCTCAGTTCCGTTGCGCGGGCCGTCAGCAGATCACCGGATCGCGCGGGCGCGACGTAGCTGATCACATTGTGCTGGGCGACCGTGGACTGGTTGCGACTATTGCAGGCAAAGGCAAAGGCGCTGTCGGCCAACATGAATGTCACGCCGCCATGGCAGATCCCGTGCCCGTTGCAGTGATGGTCAGCCACCTGCAACGCCAGCGTCGCAGCGCCTTCATCCATCTCCACCAGTTCCATGCCTGCCCATTTCGAGGCATTGTCCCGCCCCCACATGGCAGCAGCGGCTTTCTGGGCGCGTTCCTTCGGCGTCATCTCATTCTCCCCGAAATACTGGCGCACGCTTTTCCAGAAACGCAGTAACGCCCTCGGCATAGTCGACGCTTTCGCCGCAGGTTTTCATTGCGTCCGCCTCAATCTCGAGATGATCGGTCAGGGTATTCGTGGCAGCCGCCTGTATCGTCTGTTTCGTCAGGCCAAGTCCCAGCGTTGGACCATTGGCGAACTGTTCCGTTAGCGCGCGCGCCTCGGTCATTAGTTCAGCGTCTGGAATTGCTTTCCAGATCAGCCCCCAATCCGCAGCCTGCTTTGCTGGCAGGGGTTGCCCAGTCAGGGCCAGCCCTTTGGCTCGGGCTTCACCCAGCAAACGTGGCAGATGCCAACTGCCGCCGGTATCAGGTATCAGGCCCACTTTGGAAAATGATTGGATAAACTTGGCAGAGTCAGCGGCAAGTACCACATCACAAGCCAGGGCTAGATTCGCACCCGCCCCGGCGGCAACGCCATTGACGGCGCAGACAACAGGTAATTCCAAAGACCTGATCAGGCGGACCAAAGGTGCGTAGAACGTGCGAACCGTATAGCCCAAATCCGGCGGACCCTCCATCGTGGCAGGGTTTCGATCGCCCAAATCCTGCCCTGCGCAGAACCCGCGCCCCGCGCCGGTTAACAGCACCGATCGGGCACCACCGTCACGCGCGGCCTCAAGTGCAGCGCGCAGGGCATAGTGCATCTCATCAGTGAAACTGTTCAGGCGATCAGGGCGATTGAGTGTAATTTCAACCCATTGACCCATATTCTGCGAAATAATCGTGTCGGACATGCCCGGTTCGCTTTTCATAAGTTACAACAAACTTCTTGCATAAACCGAACGGTTGGTCAATAAATTCTATAGCCGTTTGTGACTCGGCGATCGGAAATGCACTTTGGCCAGCGGGCGGAACAGCATTTCTCGTCGTTGATAGTTACAAAACGTACCATTAACACATTCACGACTTGCGATTTTGAGGAGGAGACCCGGTCATGAAATTCACCAAGCTCACCACATTGTTGGCGTCTGCAACCTTGGCGGTGTCCGGCACCATTGCTTTTGCGGCTGACTACACCCTGACAATTTCCAGCTGGGCCCCACCCACCCACGGCATCAACGCAAAGATGTGGCCCAAATTCGTCGAAATGGTAGAGGAGGCCACTGACGGGCAGGTCACCGCAGAGCTTAAGCTGGGTATCGCTCCACCGCCTGCGCAGATGGACCTGATTATGGATGGCGCGGCCGATGCCTCGATTATCTTTCACGGCTATCAACCGGGACGCTTCGTCACCACCAAGCTGATCGAACTGCCTGGTTACGAAGGCTCGGCCGAGGACGCTTCGGTTGCCTACTGGCGCGCCTACGACAAGTACTTGAAAGCTGCTGACGAGCATCGTGGTGTCAAAGTCATCGCCTTGCACACGCATGGACCCGCGCAGCTGCATTCCAGCGCGCCAGTAACCACTCTGGATGAGGTTTCGGGCCTGAAAGTACGTATCCCGGGTGGCGTTGGCGGAGACGTTGGTGCGGCGCTTGGCGCGACCGGCATTCAGGTGCCCGCTCCGAAAGTCTATGAAACACTGGCATCGAAAGCCGCTGACGGCGTGGTCATGCCACTGGAATCGCGCAAGGGTTTCAAGCTGACCGAGGTTGCGCAGAACGTCTATGAGATGCCCGGTGGCCTCTATCGTGGTTCGTTTGCATTCATCATGAACGAAGACACCTTCGCAGATCTGCCACCCGAGCTGCAGACGGCGCTGGAAGAAAACGTATTCGGTGAACCGCTGAGCCGTGAGATCGGCAAAATCTGGGATGAGATCGACGC
The Ruegeria sp. SCSIO 43209 genome window above contains:
- the paaI gene encoding hydroxyphenylacetyl-CoA thioesterase PaaI, which codes for MTPKERAQKAAAAMWGRDNASKWAGMELVEMDEGAATLALQVADHHCNGHGICHGGVTFMLADSAFAFACNSRNQSTVAQHNVISYVAPARSGDLLTARATELSLTGRSGIYDVSITNQAGQKIAEFRGFSRAVKGPVFDET
- the paaG gene encoding 2-(1,2-epoxy-1,2-dihydrophenyl)acetyl-CoA isomerase PaaG; translated protein: MSDTIISQNMGQWVEITLNRPDRLNSFTDEMHYALRAALEAARDGGARSVLLTGAGRGFCAGQDLGDRNPATMEGPPDLGYTVRTFYAPLVRLIRSLELPVVCAVNGVAAGAGANLALACDVVLAADSAKFIQSFSKVGLIPDTGGSWHLPRLLGEARAKGLALTGQPLPAKQAADWGLIWKAIPDAELMTEARALTEQFANGPTLGLGLTKQTIQAAATNTLTDHLEIEADAMKTCGESVDYAEGVTAFLEKRAPVFRGE
- a CDS encoding TRAP transporter substrate-binding protein produces the protein MKFTKLTTLLASATLAVSGTIAFAADYTLTISSWAPPTHGINAKMWPKFVEMVEEATDGQVTAELKLGIAPPPAQMDLIMDGAADASIIFHGYQPGRFVTTKLIELPGYEGSAEDASVAYWRAYDKYLKAADEHRGVKVIALHTHGPAQLHSSAPVTTLDEVSGLKVRIPGGVGGDVGAALGATGIQVPAPKVYETLASKAADGVVMPLESRKGFKLTEVAQNVYEMPGGLYRGSFAFIMNEDTFADLPPELQTALEENVFGEPLSREIGKIWDEIDATGREATEAAEGNAINAATDADMEKFSAIAEDIRGKVIAEVDATGVDAQAAYDMIKSEMSSN